The Henningerozyma blattae CBS 6284 chromosome 7, complete genome region AGTCTTGGCATGTGGCGGGGTCTTTTTCCTGCAAAGAAAAGCGGGgtcttattttttttatttattatttttaatgttgttgttgttttgtttctttATCGTTCCTTTACCGGttttttaccattttttgaccatcatttttctttttctaaatttccACTTTCTATATCCATTTTCCATTTTCaatgttgttttttttttcatttttcatttttcatttttcatcttcttttGACTCGCCCCGAATAAGAATTGGCTGACTTCTTCTATCGATCTATTACCTCTTTAATACAATAATGTTATATAAGGCATACATTTCCAAACTACTCCAAACACACACAACCATCACATTACCTCAACCCATCATCAcccaaaaaaagaaaaatttgtCATGGCCATCGTACAAACTGATTTGCAAGGGGCTTTGCCTCTTGTTGCAAGAGGTAAAGTAAGAGATATCTATCAAATAGACAACGAGACATTGTTGTTTGTTGCTACAGATAGAATATCTGCCTACGATGTGATTATGAACAATCCTATCCCAGATAAAGGTATTCTTTTGACgaaattatctttattttggttcgaatttttaaaagatgtCATTCCAAaccatttgaaaaaaatccaGAATATAGATTTCGCCGATGGGCAACTCTCCCCTTACAAGTCCCAACTTCAGGACAGATCGTTACTCGTACAGAAATGTAAATTGATCCCATTAGAATGTATTGTAAGAGGATATTTGACAGGATCTGCCTATcaagaatatttgaagaCTCAAACCGTTCATGGAATGCCCATAGAAAAGGGTCTTCAACAATCGgcaaaatttaataaaccaATTTTCACCCCTTCTACGAAGGCTGAACAAGGTGAACatgatgaaaatatctCGCTCGAAAGAGCTATTGAAATCATTGGTAATAAGTCATTGgtagaaaaaatatccaAAATCTCGATTGAGCTTTATGAAAGAGCTAGAGATTACGCTTATACAAAGGGTATCATCATTGCCGACACGAAATTTGAATTCGGGTTGGATGAAAATTCAAACTTGATCCTTATTGATGAGGTCTTGACTCCGGATTCTTCTAGGTTTTGGAGCAGAGATACTTATCAATTGGGTAAAGATCAAGATTCTTACGACAAACAATTCTTGAGAAATTGGTTAGTTGAAAACAAGTTAAAGGGTGTTCCTGATGTGACTGTTCCTGATGAAATCATCTCCCAAACACGTGCAAAATATATAGAGGCTTATGAATCCCTAACAGATGAAAAGTATTAACCAAAACGTTTCCTAAATTACATATATACAcatacacacacacacacacatatatatatatatatatatgcaaTCCTACCTTCTATAATACTCCGCTAATCTTTTATCGTAAAACCTTGGATTATCACTCCCCTTCTTCTTTTGCCCGCTTAAAATCTCTCTGGCTCGTTCTTCAACCGCCGTATCAAATTGTTCTTTTAGTTGATTCAATCCTCTTTCATATTCTAAAGATTGTTtctctaataatttttcaatattaattaattctttttcataatccaataaatttctttcaaatttctCCAATTGTAAAGATTTTCTAGCGGTACGAATTTGAATATcttgtaataattcataTGTAGACGGTCTAGTTCTTAAATTAACATCAATCATGGAATGAATAATGGAATTCAACCCATTAGAATAATATTCGGGAATTCGTTCGAACTTCCCACTCTTGATCTTATTAGTTAATTCACTATAAGTCTTGGCTTGAAATGGTGGATGTAATGAACACATCTCAAATATAACACATCCAAGTGACCAAATATCACTTAAAGGTGAATATGGTTGATCATTTAATACTTCAGGTGACATATAATAAGGTGTCCCCACATATGTAGTGGCAAATTGAATACTTGTCTCTAATGATTTAGCTAATCCAAAATCTCCTAATTTCACATTCACAAGATTATAatctatattttcatttttattattctcaattttttcattcttaGTATATcctttaaaatttgttaataatccattattatattgtatGGCCGAATTCTCTATATTTATCTTATTTGGATCATCATaacttaaaaatatatttccaGGTTTCAAATCTCGATGAATAACTATATTTTTCCCCTTGGCAGGTTGTTTCATTCGATCATAAATCGTTGTCAAAGGTGATAAATCTTCCCCATAATGACATTTATATAATGCTGTTAATACCTGTGCAAATATACTCCAAACTATTTTTTCAGGTACATATCTTCTTTCTTGTTTATAACGCTTGATCATTTGACTTAAATCTCCCTTATTACAATATTccatatataaatataacacTTCTTTTTGTTCATCAAAATCCCAACTGAAAAATTCAACTATATTACTTTGTTTTAATTGTGATACAATAGAACATTCAGCAATCAACTGTTGACGTTCTTTAGAGTTCATATGTCCATATTTAATCTCCTTACGTACCATGACAGTCTTTGTAGGATTATAAATGACTTTACGTACTGATCCAAATGATCCTCTACCTATCTCTTCCAAAACTTGGAAATCTGAACGGTGGggttttttaatttcatttccTGGTGTTCTTCTATacataattaaaaatgatccTTCTTGTAGTGTtgaaatgaattattttaatactttaaatctttaattatttttttttaatataaattctttttttttattttattttctatacAAGTATAAAAACTAATTGTTTATCATATTGCCAAATTTAGAAAGACGCTGTGAAATGTCCGAAAAAAGTTGAAATCTAATTGTAAGAAAGATAAAACCCCAAGTTCAAAGATGCTAACTTTCAAGAATGTTGTGAGGTAGAATACTATTAATGACCAGCGGTCGAACTGTTGAAAACATTGTTGCTCatagtttaattcttagttaagtaatctgtttgaataattattatattattattataaaaaaatctccTTGCTTCTTTCGAAAGGGAATATATGATATATACAGGATATACAATGAACAGTTATAAACTTTTGGGATATTTTTgtggtaatttatactCCAAAAAATGGACAGATCCACCATCAACGAATTGATggtctgatattaaaatagaaccTATCACATCCTAATACCTTCTTAATATCACTACTTGGGTATTTTTAGTAGTGAGGCCACTTATGCTTAATGCATGTTGGattattcattatattaagttgttattagttgttgtaTAAAGCTACAATTACGACTAAATTCATACTTTATTAGCTGTTAACGCAAACCCACGACTTATGACACATAATGCCACAGCTCTGAcaattaaatctttaaaattgtggtttttaaaataatacttGGTTACGTgtttaatttgaattctaTTAAATGCTAAAAATATGGATATAgaactttcttttttgttttttcaatttttggTAAGATTTGATGTTAtttacattatttaaaggGAAAAgacattttcattaatttaaaaaataatatatttattaattcatagaaaaattaataacaaatatttaaaagtataaaaataaaagtaataaaGCCCAAATGCtcctaaaaatatttttatatatctaaATCTATATTATGTACAATAGTTTATTTTGCAATTCAGTAAAAAGGCCTATTCGATAGAAAGAAGTTTCTGAATAATCTTATTtctcaaaaataaaaaaaaggtttGCCTACAGCAATGCAACTAAAACCTATTGTAAATTTCAAGATGTCTTTAAAAAACTAGTCGTAACTCCTAACACTAGAGTGTACTAtagtaaattattattgaataattcacaccaataattaattatttcctTATATATTCTAACTCTTGTCAAAGAAATATCCTACTCAGTAACAACTAGAAACCTTTCTACTTCTACAGGCTTATAAATAGAACCAATCTTTAACCCAACTGCTTCATAAATTTAAGGCTTATTTGTAATAGTACATTGTCCAAGAAaacaactaataaaaatggttGAAAAATAGATACTTTTAAAgcattttttaaactaaagaaatttcaaagtATTACAGATTATCTAAGGAAAGGAAACTTGATTTTCTTCATATAAAGCATGTAAGAATGCTATGAAAAAGTCTCTGAATTGTCACTCATTTAGATTAGCATACATGTAAATTGATGTAGCTAGAAAGTGTTATTTTACCGTGTAGTGTGTGCTACTACATTCTTTGTATTGAAGTATAGTATATTTTGAGGAATAATAGGAGTTAAAAGCGCTGggaaataatataattatttttctaattattTCGTAAaaagacattttttttaagtgTGTAATTTTCACATGCCTGCTTTGTGATTCATAATTAAGGTATTAGTTAAATAAGGGGAATGTTCTTTAGAGTTAAAGAACAATTATCAATGAAGCTTGTTTTAGCTTACTATATAAAGAgcatattttgtaaataacTATGAATGTTTATAGAGTATGTAAAAGAAGTAATCCAAAACTACATCAAAatacattattaaataatgtcaGACTCTCTTCAATTCcagtaatattttgtaaataaatatagatatttataaagtatataaaagaaatagtCCAATATTACCTCTAAAAAagcattattaaataatgccAGAGTTAGaataagataataatatttacgACAAAATCTTAAGTCTTGGATATATAACATAGatattataaaacaaaCATTTCTATTATATAGTGATCTGGCTAGTATTTTACAGATGATTATAACCCtgattattcttataactATAACTTACTTATCTTATTCTGTGTAATTCTATATAGATGCCTCATGGGCATCGCTATATACAAGCGAGTTTACGCTTCGCAACATGTTGATGCGAACTTCTCTGATTTAGTTAGGGCTTGTAAGCTCCTAACCCTTGACACAGTGTACTGACAGTATCATTATGTCACAATTTTGTTGTAGATGAGATCgactttatactcatctacaagttgCTAACTAGAAATTGTACACAACACTGAGCAGCTGCTAGTTGCATCCCTGTGAATATCTGTTCGATGCATAATCTTTATTAGTTAGCCAGCATTACTCAAACTGTGCACTCCTACCCTTGTAAGTAAGTTCATAAACAgaccaattaaagtaaaatggaaaagctggcgttgacctttgaaaagtatttaaaggccaGCTTTTCAGACTTAAGACATAAATTAATAGGTCTTTTATAcagttatttagtttaaaaagaacaacaattatattcgtaaGTTCGAAGTATTAACTGGTGTTAAGTTGATAAGATTGTTACGTTAAGTTTTGGTAGTTACTATTTAAGTATATCGTACTTCTAAGTTGGTTTACAACAAtttcaacaaataataatccgATATAGTGTAACGGCTATCACATCACGCTTTCACCGTGGAGACCGGGGTTCGACTCCCCGTATCGGAGCATTTCTTTTGTGTAAcgattttttttgctttgcTACTCCCAgtagtatatctttttggctgctagtttaataccaactgtttattaaactatacaactatatacctgagcctatgtaagttaaatattattattattacgttcAGATTTGTTCGCTATACActtccatcttttgtatttcgtTCTTTTGTCTTCTAGTTCTTACTTCTTTGTTCTACTTTAACcctctagtttattctttttagctttagattcttatatagaatttatgttcatgattcaCTTGTTAATCTACATGTTCATTCCGTTATCACGTGATCATGGTTATACACGTGACTAACGTATCTCACACTATGTGACATTTTGCAACTCGAGTTCATGCCACgtgatttaattttctttccTGTAGGGTTTACTACAGTGGATATTAGGTTCAGCGGGTATAAACAGTTACCCAGAGTGTCACTTATTAGGATGTAATGATCAATCACTTCTTATTGATCCGGTATATAACTACTGACCTATTTACTTCACTAGTTAATCACTTGTTTGTTGTTCCTCTTGAACATCAAGAAGATCCTTctactgggattcaagagagttagacattgttatacagtgtttaagatgtaagGGCGATTATcctattttgaaatatatagtaaatactataactaaagtgaatatatttcttaaatagtgtttttcgatataaacagaaaaacacattttaaataataagtcacgtgataaaaagtcttttaccacttaatagaaaatgatttaatcatattccagcacCTTCGTCGACCTATAGTCGCCTCTTATATACCTTTACTCATTGGTGGCCCAAACAATACATCCTGAACCGATTAGCTCCCAGTTCTCCCCATTACTCCTGGACTCACGTTTGCAACCGTTCGTTCACTACTATGGTTAGTAGATACCTAGGCTATAGCCCTTgtcatcttttaataacGACACCTAGCTAATACATCTGTAACCACTGGTTACAATGCGTCCCACTTATGGCTGGACACTCCACAAGTCACGCGATTACCTCAAACCCATGCGAAGACTTGGTAATCCCTCCAGGATTCCTACATTTCCAAAGATAATGTTATTAGTTACTAATCATATTGCTCAGTACGTAGTTATATaaactatatatatatatatatacatgtATCTATGTTGATACAATTATTTTGCTGATCTTTTACTATAGACTTAGAACTACTAAAGAATGCAAAAGTagatatattctttattttttgaatactCTTTAATACTTTTGAGTTGCCTTGTTTAataagtttttttttacaagGTTCTAGTTCCTGTCTGGTAATTTACtctgtatatatttttaataatgatatgaCACATATTTCATGAATATGTGACACTTCTATATTTCACATATGCACCATCTAAGACTTTCCATTTTGTCAGTTTACTAAGTCAGAAAGTATTCAACATATACTGTTTTAAACAGcgatttttttaataatatctaaaaataatccAAACTAGTAAAAAACGTATTTACGTTTGCATAGAAATCATAtctctttttttagatATCGGATATTCGTCTATAATgggtaataatatataatgcGGGGTTCATCGGCTTAAAGGAACTCCGAAATATGAAGTGTGACTTAAAATATCGGAATACTAATGATACCCTTAATTTATCAGATACGATtgaaatacttttttttaatataaataattaat contains the following coding sequences:
- the KIN3 gene encoding serine/threonine protein kinase KIN3 (similar to Saccharomyces cerevisiae KIN3 (YAR018C); ancestral locus Anc_3.178), encoding MYRRTPGNEIKKPHRSDFQVLEEIGRGSFGSVRKVIYNPTKTVMVRKEIKYGHMNSKERQQLIAECSIVSQLKQSNIVEFFSWDFDEQKEVLYLYMEYCNKGDLSQMIKRYKQERRYVPEKIVWSIFAQVLTALYKCHYGEDLSPLTTIYDRMKQPAKGKNIVIHRDLKPGNIFLSYDDPNKINIENSAIQYNNGLLTNFKGYTKNEKIENNKNENIDYNLVNVKLGDFGLAKSLETSIQFATTYVGTPYYMSPEVLNDQPYSPLSDIWSLGCVIFEMCSLHPPFQAKTYSELTNKIKSGKFERIPEYYSNGLNSIIHSMIDVNLRTRPSTYELLQDIQIRTARKSLQLEKFERNLLDYEKELINIEKLLEKQSLEYERGLNQLKEQFDTAVEERAREILSGQKKKGSDNPRFYDKRLAEYYRR
- the ADE1 gene encoding phosphoribosylaminoimidazolesuccinocarboxamide synthase (similar to Saccharomyces cerevisiae ADE1 (YAR015W); ancestral locus Anc_3.179); this encodes MAIVQTDLQGALPLVARGKVRDIYQIDNETLLFVATDRISAYDVIMNNPIPDKGILLTKLSLFWFEFLKDVIPNHLKKIQNIDFADGQLSPYKSQLQDRSLLVQKCKLIPLECIVRGYLTGSAYQEYLKTQTVHGMPIEKGLQQSAKFNKPIFTPSTKAEQGEHDENISLERAIEIIGNKSLVEKISKISIELYERARDYAYTKGIIIADTKFEFGLDENSNLILIDEVLTPDSSRFWSRDTYQLGKDQDSYDKQFLRNWLVENKLKGVPDVTVPDEIISQTRAKYIEAYESLTDEKY